A genomic window from Diospyros lotus cultivar Yz01 chromosome 2, ASM1463336v1, whole genome shotgun sequence includes:
- the LOC127795264 gene encoding CASP-like protein 1F1, with protein sequence MMDGFEGKTPQNPPPERSQRLSSAAQIFLRLSAAAASLAAAWVMFTAKQSAVIYGMPLEAKYSYSSAFMFFAIANVVACVFSVISLLVAVVLQRSRFVPNNYYYMFIHDLLMTTLVMAACAAATAIGYVGKYGNVHSGWMAVCHHFARFCDRITASIILSYFAFVFYFFLTIASASKSRKVLQASS encoded by the exons ATGATGGATGGTTTTGAAGGCAAAACCCCGCAAAACCCACCACCGGAGAGAAGTCAGAGACTCTCGTCGGCGGCCCAAATCTTCCTGAGACTTTCAGCCGCAGCGGCGTCGCTGGCCGCCGCATGGGTTATGTTCACCGCCAAGCAGTCCGCGGTGATATATGGGATGCCCCTCGAGGCCAAATATAGCTACTCCTCCGCCTTCAT GTTCTTTGCCATTGCCAATGTGGTTGCATGTGTTTTCTCTGTGATATCGCTGTTGGTTGCTGTTGTCCTTCAGCGCAGTAGATTTGTCCCCAACAACTATTACTACATGTTCATCCATGATCTG CTTATGACGACGCTGGTGATGGCGGCGTGCGCCGCTGCAACGGCAATAGGGTACGTCGGAAAATACGGGAACGTTCACAGCGGGTGGATGGCCGTTTGCCATCACTTCGCCAGGTTCTGCGACCGAATCACCGCCTCCATCATACTTTCCTATTTCGCCTTCGTCTTCTACTTCTTCCTCACCATCGCTTCCGCCAGCAAGTCCAGGAAAGTACTTCAAGCCTCAAGCTAA